The Heyndrickxia vini genome contains a region encoding:
- a CDS encoding D-alanine--D-alanine ligase has product MKTKLCLLYGGKSAEHQVSLQTAKAVIQALDHEKFEIDPIYINTEGMWIKGEAITGPIESVKALEFSTGEMIAPNALSTSFVSTPSESEAGNGYDVIFPLLHGPNGEDGTVQGMLELLNLPYVGNGVLASAAGMDKVIMKNLFAQAGLEQVKYVWFIRSNWESNREAAYEKVEKELGYPCFVKPANLGSSVGISKCTNRNELETAFIEAFQFDRKVIIEEGITAREIEIGVLGNDDPECSVAGEIVPKKDFYDYKAKYEDGETALIIPAEISSDIYHQLSNTAIQAFKALDCSGLVRADFFVTNEGKVLINEVNTMPGFTPFSMFPLLWKHSGVEYPALIERLVELAQERHKDKQNIKHTF; this is encoded by the coding sequence ATGAAAACGAAATTATGCTTACTTTACGGCGGAAAATCTGCGGAACATCAAGTATCCTTGCAAACGGCAAAAGCAGTTATACAGGCACTTGATCACGAAAAATTCGAAATCGATCCGATTTATATTAATACAGAAGGTATGTGGATAAAAGGGGAAGCAATTACAGGTCCAATCGAAAGTGTTAAAGCATTGGAGTTCTCTACTGGTGAAATGATTGCTCCTAATGCGCTTTCGACTTCATTCGTGAGTACCCCTTCTGAGTCTGAGGCGGGCAATGGTTACGATGTAATTTTTCCACTTTTACATGGTCCAAATGGTGAAGATGGGACTGTGCAAGGGATGCTTGAATTATTAAATTTACCTTATGTAGGCAATGGGGTTTTAGCATCTGCAGCTGGCATGGATAAAGTGATAATGAAAAACTTATTTGCACAGGCAGGTCTTGAACAAGTTAAGTATGTCTGGTTTATCCGCAGTAATTGGGAAAGCAATCGTGAAGCTGCATACGAAAAAGTTGAAAAAGAACTTGGATATCCTTGTTTTGTCAAACCTGCAAATCTTGGATCAAGTGTTGGGATAAGTAAATGTACGAATCGTAATGAACTAGAAACAGCTTTTATAGAAGCTTTCCAATTTGATCGAAAAGTGATTATTGAGGAAGGGATTACCGCTCGTGAAATCGAAATTGGTGTGCTCGGTAATGACGATCCTGAATGTTCTGTAGCTGGGGAAATTGTACCTAAAAAGGACTTTTATGATTATAAGGCAAAATACGAGGATGGAGAAACAGCTTTAATTATTCCTGCTGAAATCTCATCAGACATTTACCACCAGTTATCAAATACAGCTATTCAAGCTTTTAAAGCATTAGACTGTTCAGGCCTTGTTCGCGCCGACTTCTTTGTAACGAACGAAGGCAAGGTATTAATCAATGAAGTGAATACAATGCCCGGTTTTACGCCATTTAGTATGTTCCCACTTTTATGGAAGCATAGTGGAGTAGAATACCCTGCACTAATTGAGCGATTAGTCGAATTGGCACAAGAGCGACATAAGGATAAACAAAACATTAAACATACATTTTAA
- a CDS encoding UDP-N-acetylmuramoyl-tripeptide--D-alanyl-D-alanine ligase, whose amino-acid sequence MIQRTISQITKMIKAENDVSQFADTMINGVCIDTRKLQPGNLFIPFKGQNVDGHKYVEDAIKNGASGAFWQKDVPNPPSHLPIIVVENTETALQELARNYRSELTIKVVGVTGSNGKTTTKDIITAVLSEKYAVQKTEGNFNNHLGLPITILSLNEETDVAVLEMGMSARGEIEFLTKMAKPDIAIITNIGEAHLQDLGSREGIAEAKLEITKGLSKDGLFIYIGDEPLLKDREQLYKNFRVKTFGKAKSNDVFPTYIEKEDNGSKFSINIAPDKNFFLPVLGEYNVLNALAGIIAALELDLSMEEIESGLKSLKLSSMRMELHSGINGTKVINDAYNASPTSMKAAIHMLENLDQDARKIVVLGDMLELGENEIQFHKEVGSTINQDKIHYVFTYGDLGKHIAESALEKFTPERVFNFSDKQDLIHSLKSVIKGNEWILVKGSRGMKLEEVVKSLIDN is encoded by the coding sequence ATGATTCAAAGAACGATCTCACAGATAACTAAAATGATTAAGGCCGAAAATGATGTTTCCCAATTTGCTGATACGATGATTAATGGCGTATGTATTGATACTCGCAAATTACAACCAGGGAATCTCTTTATCCCATTTAAAGGTCAAAATGTCGATGGACATAAATATGTCGAAGATGCGATAAAGAACGGAGCATCTGGAGCATTCTGGCAAAAGGATGTTCCTAATCCTCCTTCACATTTACCAATCATCGTAGTAGAAAATACAGAAACTGCTTTGCAAGAATTAGCGAGAAACTATCGCTCAGAACTTACTATCAAAGTTGTTGGCGTTACAGGCAGTAACGGGAAGACAACGACAAAGGACATCATTACCGCTGTTTTAAGTGAAAAGTATGCAGTGCAAAAAACAGAGGGAAATTTCAATAATCATTTAGGTCTTCCAATCACAATCCTTTCTTTAAATGAGGAAACCGATGTTGCTGTCCTAGAAATGGGAATGAGTGCTAGAGGAGAAATAGAATTTTTGACGAAAATGGCTAAACCCGATATAGCGATTATAACAAATATTGGTGAAGCGCATCTTCAGGATCTTGGTTCAAGGGAAGGAATAGCCGAAGCTAAATTAGAAATTACCAAAGGTCTATCAAAAGATGGTTTATTTATTTATATTGGTGATGAACCATTATTAAAAGACCGAGAACAATTATATAAAAATTTCAGGGTAAAAACGTTTGGGAAGGCTAAGTCAAATGATGTATTCCCGACCTATATTGAGAAAGAAGATAATGGAAGTAAATTTTCCATCAATATTGCACCGGATAAGAACTTCTTTCTTCCGGTTCTAGGAGAGTATAATGTTTTAAATGCATTAGCGGGGATAATCGCTGCACTTGAATTAGACTTGTCGATGGAGGAAATTGAGTCTGGGCTAAAATCATTAAAGCTCTCGTCAATGCGAATGGAATTACATTCTGGCATAAATGGAACGAAAGTTATAAATGATGCCTATAATGCGAGCCCAACCTCCATGAAGGCTGCTATTCATATGTTAGAAAATCTTGATCAAGATGCAAGGAAAATTGTTGTTCTCGGCGATATGCTTGAGCTTGGAGAAAATGAAATACAATTCCATAAAGAAGTAGGAAGTACAATAAACCAAGATAAAATTCATTATGTTTTTACTTATGGTGATTTGGGAAAACATATTGCTGAAAGTGCATTAGAAAAATTTACGCCAGAAAGAGTATTTAACTTTTCGGACAAACAAGATCTCATCCATTCATTAAAATCTGTTATTAAAGGAAATGAATGGATTCTTGTAAAAGGTTCAAGAGGAATGAAGTTAGAAGAAGTTGTTAAATCTTTGATAGATAATTAA